In the Agromyces flavus genome, AATCACGTCGGCGTCGAGGCTTCGGCAGTCGAGGAACACGCCCGAGTCGGTCTCGCCGAGCAGCGACGCGGATTGGTCCATGATGCCCGTCGGGGCGCCGACCACCCGGTTCTCGGCGAGCCGGCCCACCTTGGCGAGCGTCGGCCGATCGAGCCCGAGGCCCCAGTGCTCGTCGAGGGCCAGCGCGACGGCGCACTCGATGGCGGCCGACGACGAGAGGCCGGCGCCCACCGGCACGTCGGAGTCGATGTGCAGGTCGACCCCGCGAACGTGCTCGAGGTCGGCGCCGAACTCCGCGAGCGCCCAGACCACCCCGAGCGGGTAGGCGGCCCATCCGCTCACGGTGTCGGGAGTCAGCGTGTCGAGGTGCGCCTCGACCGTCTCGGGCGAGAACGTCGAGGCGACCCGCACGAGCCGGTCGTCGCGGTCGCCGAGGGCCACGGTCGTGCGGCGATCGATCGCGAAGGGGAACACAAAGCCGTCGTTGTAGTCCGTGTGCTCGCCGATGAGGTTCACGCGGCCGGGCGCCGACCAGACGCCCGCGGGCCGGCGGCCGTACTGCTCGGCGAATCCGTGCTCGGCGGATGCCACGTGGTCGGTCACAGCTCGACTCCTTCGATCGCGTCGCGCAATGCCGCGGCCTGCGCCTCCGGGGGCACGTCCCCGATCCACGCGCCCATGGCGGCCTCGGAGCCGGCGAGGTACTTGAGCCGCTCGGCGCCGCGGCGCGGACTCGTCAGCTGCATCGTCAGGCGCACCTCGTCGCGCCGCTCGTGCACGGGCGCCTGATGCCACGCGGCGATGTACGGCGTCGGGGTGTCGTAGAGGCGGTCGACGCCGCGCAGCAGGCGCAGGTACACCCGGGCGAGCTCGGCGCGCTCGGCCTCGTCGGTCGCCGCCAGGTCGGGCACGTGCCGATGCGGCACGAGGTGCACCTCGATCGGCCAGCGGGCGGCGAACGGAACGTACGCGGTCCAGTGCTCGCCCGTGATGAGCACGCGCTCGCCCGCGCGCTCGCGCTCGAGGACGTCGGCCTGCAGCGACGGCCCGTACGCATCGATCGCGTCGAGCAGCCGCTCGGTGCGCGGCGTGACGTAGGGGTACGCGTAGATCTGGCCGTGCGGGTGGGGGAGCGTCACCCCGATGTCGCGACCGCGGTTCTCGAACGGGAAGACCTGCTGCACGCCGGGGAGCGCCGACAGCGCTGCGGTGCGGTGGGCCCACGCCTCGATCACGGTGCGCGCTCGCGAGACGGTCTGCGTGCCGAACGAACCCTCGTGCTCGGGGCTGAAGCACACGACCTCGCAACGCCCGTGCGACGTGAGCCGGCGCTCGATGCCGAGGTCGCGCACCGCGGTCAGCGCCGCGGCGGCGGCGGATGCGGCATCCGCCCCCTCGCCCCATTCGGGCAGCTCTGGGCCGAACGACGGCGAGCGGTTCTCGAAGACCGCGACGTCGTACAGGCTCGGGATCTCGGACGGGTTGGTCTCGGTCTGCGGCGCGAGCGGGTCGGCGTCGGCCGGTGGGAGGAACACGCGGTTCTGCCGGGCGGCGGCGATCGAGATCCAGTCGCCGGTCAGCGGGTCCTGGCGCATCTCGGCGGTGCCGGGTCGGGCGTCGAGCGTGCGCGCGTCGATGGCCCGCTCGGCCGGGAGAACACTGTCGGCGTCGTCGTAGTAGATGAGCTCGCGGCCGTCGGCGAGCGTCGACTTCCGCACGGCGATGCGCGGGTCGAGGAGGCCGGCTTCGGTCTGGTGCACGCGGACACGGTACGCCGTTTTCGTTTGCGAAACAAGTGCGTTTCGTATTGCAAAGTTTGTTTGCGCATCCGACAATAGCGACATGGACCCCGACCTGACGGCGGCACGGCGCCGCTCGCTCGCCGCCGACCTCGTGAGCGAGCGCGGGTTCGTTCGCGTCGCCGAGCTCAGCGAATCGTTCGGCGTGACGCCCGTCACGGCACGGGCCGACCTCGACGCGCTCGAGCGTGCCGGGCTCGTGCGTCGCGTGCACGGTGGCGCGGTCCCCGCCGGGTCCGCCCCCGCGGCCGAGGCGCGACCCGAGCGCGAGCCCAGCTTCGAGGAGGCGCTCGCCGCCTCCGTCGTGCCGAAGCAGCGCATCGGCGAGCATGCCGCATCCCTCGTGCGCAGCGGGCAGAGCGTCATCCTCGATGTCGGCACGACCACCCTGCAGGTTGCGCGCGCCCTGCGCGCCCGCGCCGACCTCGATGACGTCACCATCCTCACCAACGGGCTCTCCATCGCGCTCGAGCTCGAGTCCGAGATCCCGCGGTTCACCGTGATCGTGACGGGTGGCACGCTGCGGCCCCGGCAGCACTCGCTCGTGCACCCGCTCGCCGGGTCGATCCTCGACGACGTGCATGTCGATTTCGCGTTCATCGGCTGCAACGGCGTCGATCCCAAGCTCGGCGTGACCAACGCGAACCTGCCCGAGGCGGCCGTGAAGGCGCACATGCTGCGACGCGCGGCCCGCGCCGTGATCGTCGCCGACGCATCCAAGCTCGGCGAGGCGCACCTCGGTCGCATCGGGCCCGTCGACGCGTTCGACGCACTGGTGACGGATGCCGCGGCGCCGGCCGTGCTCGTCGGCGAGCTGCGCGACGCCGGGCTCGAGGTGCTCGTCGCCCACGAGCCCGAGCGGCCCTAAGGTGGTCTCCATGACGCACCCCACGGGCGACCAGTTCGTGCTCGAGACGTCCACCTCCACCGGAGACGTGCGAGCCGCCATCACCGCCGTCGCCGCCGGACTCCGCACGCTCTCGATCAACGACATCGACCTCGTTCCCGCCTACGGCGAGGACGAGACGCCGCCCTCGGGCTCGGGCATCGTGCTGGTGCCGTGGCCCAACCGCATCCGCGACGGCAAGTGGAGCCACGACGGCCGCGAGTACCAGCTCGCGATCACCGAGCCGGCGCGCGCCAACGCCATCCACGGGCTCCTCCGATACGCCGAGTACACCCCCGTCGAGCAGGACCGCGACTCGGTCACCCTCGCCGCGACCA is a window encoding:
- the galK gene encoding galactokinase, coding for MTDHVASAEHGFAEQYGRRPAGVWSAPGRVNLIGEHTDYNDGFVFPFAIDRRTTVALGDRDDRLVRVASTFSPETVEAHLDTLTPDTVSGWAAYPLGVVWALAEFGADLEHVRGVDLHIDSDVPVGAGLSSSAAIECAVALALDEHWGLGLDRPTLAKVGRLAENRVVGAPTGIMDQSASLLGETDSGVFLDCRSLDADVIPLGFAEAGLSLLVIDTCVSHTHATGGYAARRASCEAGARVLGVESLREVRVDDLDRARELLDDETFRRVRHVVTEDQRVLDTVRTLREQGPGAIGALLDASHVSMRDDFEISVPELDLAVETAQAGGAIGARMTGGGFGGAAIALVGDERVPEVRRRIEAAFAERGYREPAIFTVHAAQGARRDA
- the galT gene encoding galactose-1-phosphate uridylyltransferase, which gives rise to MHQTEAGLLDPRIAVRKSTLADGRELIYYDDADSVLPAERAIDARTLDARPGTAEMRQDPLTGDWISIAAARQNRVFLPPADADPLAPQTETNPSEIPSLYDVAVFENRSPSFGPELPEWGEGADAASAAAAALTAVRDLGIERRLTSHGRCEVVCFSPEHEGSFGTQTVSRARTVIEAWAHRTAALSALPGVQQVFPFENRGRDIGVTLPHPHGQIYAYPYVTPRTERLLDAIDAYGPSLQADVLERERAGERVLITGEHWTAYVPFAARWPIEVHLVPHRHVPDLAATDEAERAELARVYLRLLRGVDRLYDTPTPYIAAWHQAPVHERRDEVRLTMQLTSPRRGAERLKYLAGSEAAMGAWIGDVPPEAQAAALRDAIEGVEL
- a CDS encoding DeoR/GlpR family DNA-binding transcription regulator; translation: MDPDLTAARRRSLAADLVSERGFVRVAELSESFGVTPVTARADLDALERAGLVRRVHGGAVPAGSAPAAEARPEREPSFEEALAASVVPKQRIGEHAASLVRSGQSVILDVGTTTLQVARALRARADLDDVTILTNGLSIALELESEIPRFTVIVTGGTLRPRQHSLVHPLAGSILDDVHVDFAFIGCNGVDPKLGVTNANLPEAAVKAHMLRRAARAVIVADASKLGEAHLGRIGPVDAFDALVTDAAAPAVLVGELRDAGLEVLVAHEPERP